From Anas acuta chromosome 11, bAnaAcu1.1, whole genome shotgun sequence, the proteins below share one genomic window:
- the SLC38A3 gene encoding sodium-coupled neutral amino acid transporter 3 produces MEAPELPVQAEMVELVPNGKHAAALGTTALPSLAGDRFDENQRSAEMEEFLPHGAEKKQTHFTDFEGKTSFGMSVFNLSNAIMGSGILGLAYAMANTGIVLFLFLLTAVALLSSYSIHLLLKSSGIVGIRAYEQLGYRAFGTPGKLAAAIAITLQNIGAMSSYLYIVKSEVPLVIQTFLNLEEKTADWYLNGNYLVILVSVTIILPLALMKQLGYLGYASGFSLSCMVFFLISVIYKKFQIPCPLPDQGGNGTGSLNYTAASGGGHWDDSMGPQPPELGACTPSFFTLNSQTAYTIPIMAFAFVCHPEVLPIYTELKDPSKKKMQCISNISIAVMYLMYFLAALFGYLTFYGRVESELLHTYSRVDPFDVLILCVRVAVLTAVTLTVPIVLFPVRRAIQQMLFHGKNFSWIRHVAIAVVLLTFINLLVIFAPSILGIFGMIGATSAPCLIFIFPAIFYIRIMPKDKEPLRSTPKILAACFALLGVLFMIMSLSFIIIDWATGGGRSGGSH; encoded by the exons ATGGAGGCCCCGGAGCTGCCGGTGCAGGCAGAGATGGTGGAGCTGGTGCCCAACGGGAAGCACGCGGCCGCGCTCGGCACCACCGCCCTCCCCTCGCTGGCGGGTGACAG GTTTGACGAGAACCAGCGCAGCGCGGAGATGGAGGAGTTCCTGCCCCACGGCGCTGAGAAGAAGCAGACGCACTTCACCGAC TTCGAGGGCAAGACGTCGTTCGGGATGTCCGTCTTCAACCTGAGCAATGCCATCATGGGCAGCGGCATCCTGGGGCTGGCGTACGCCATGGCCAACACCGGCATCGTCCTCTTCCT CTTCCTCCTGACGGCCGTGGCCCTGCTCTCCAGCTACTCCATCCACCTCCTGCTGAAGTCCTCGGGCATCGTGG gCATCCGTGCCTACGAGCAGTTGGGCTACCGAGCTTTCGGCACGCCGGGCAAGCTGGCCGCAGCCATCGCCATAACGCTGCAGAACATCGggg CCATGTCCAGCTACCTGTACATCGTCAAGTCCGAGGTGCCCCTCGTCATCCAGACCTTCCTCAACCTGGAGGAGAAGACCGC GGACTGGTACCTGAACGGGAACTACCTGGTGATCCTGGTCTCCGTCACCATCATCCTGCCCCTGGCCCTCATGAAGCAGCTGG gcTACCTCGGCTACGCCAGCGGCTTCTCCCTCAGCTGCATGGTTTTCTTCCTCATCTCG GTCATCTACAAGAAGTTCCAGatcccctgccccctccccgaCCAAGGGGGGAACGGCACAGGGAGCCTCAACTACACGGCAGCCAGCGGCGGGGGGCACTGGGACGACTCCATGGGGCCGCAGCCCCCCGAGCTGGGCgcctgcacccccagcttctTCACCCTCAACTCCCAG ACAGCCTACACCATCCCCATCATGGCCTTCGCCTTCGTGTGCCACCCCGAGGTGCTGCCCATCTACACGGAGCTGAAGGA CCCCTCCAAGAAGAAGATGCAGTGCATCTCCAACATCTCCATCGCCGTCATGTACCTCATGTACTTCTTGGCCGCCCTTTTTGGCTACCTCACGTTTTACG GGCGCGTGGAGTCGGAGCTGCTGCACACCTACAGCAGGGTGGATCCCTTCGACGTGCTGATCCTCTGCGTGCGGGTGGCCGTGCTGACGGCCGTCACGCTCACCGTCCCCATCGTCCTCTTCCCG GTGCGCCGGGCCATCCAGCAGATGCTGTTCCACGGCAAGAACTTCAGCTGGATCCGCCACGTCGCCATCGCCGTGGTCCTGCTGACCTTCATCAACCTCCTGGTCATTTTTGCCCCCTCCATCCTTGGCATCTTTGGCATGATCG GTGCCACCTCTGCCCCCTGCCTCATCTTCATCTTCCCGGCCATCTTTTACATCCGCATCATGCCCAAGGACAAGGAGCCCCTGCGCTCCACCCCCAAAATCCTG GCCGCCTGCTTCGCTCTCCTGGGGGTGCTCTTCATGATCATGAGCCTGAGCTTCATCATCATCGACTGGGCcacgggggggggcaggagtGGCGGCAGCCACTAG
- the LOC137862715 gene encoding 2'-5'-oligoadenylate synthase 1-like, which translates to MELWNVSTSDLDGWVAATLQPSTDFTAAVKNTVRQICDFLKEQCFEDKTRVFKTVKGGSAGKGTALRNNSDADVVIFLSCFSNYRQQRQEHPTILRFIEKRLLECRQRLSFTVSISPPRYKGRSLSLTLSSNGESIEVDVLPTYDALGQVMQDGPPDPQVYVDLLDVNSSPGEFSTCFTELQKKFVKRCPAKLKNLLRLVKYWYKKILKPQYPGADLPPKYALELLTIYTWEQGANSNEAFKLAEGFCTVLKLLGQYQEICIYWERYYSLQHHRIGAHLKQLLRMPCPIILDPADPTGILGQGKQWDLVAREAARCCASMRCITGVQPWDVQPAKPVTLEVRGLQGDRLRITVSPSTTIWQLKEEISRNWSIPPCQQRLSQQPAGTPPTLHNDKSLASYGIYYDTTLVLLRTEPQEMEIFVKDIKNQTIKYCVRPTDTVLELKKKINNRQGIPVEQQRLTYDSRNLEDQHTLQHYNVQPRSTIYLLLRLRGGARPQHPSCPSS; encoded by the exons ATGGAGCTGTGGAACGTGTCCACCTCGGATCTGGACGGCTGGGTGGCCGCCACCCTACAGCCCAGCACGGATTTCACCGCGGCGGTGAAGAACACGGTGCGGCAGATCTGCGACTTCCTCAAGGAGCAGTGCTTCGAGGACAAAACCCGCGTCTTCAAGACGGTCAAG GGTGGCTCGGCGGGCAAGGGCACGGCTCTGCGCAACAACTCGGACGCCGACGTGGTGATcttcctcagctgcttctccaaCTACCGGCAGCAGCGGCAGGAGCACCCCACGATCCTTCGATTCATCGAGAAGAGGCTCTTGGagtgcaggcagaggctgtcgttcaccgtCAGCATCAGCCCGCCCCGCTACAAGGGTCGCTCCCTCAGCCTCACGCTCTCCTCCAACGGCGAGTCCATCGAAGTCGACGTCCTGCCCACCTACGATGCCCTGG GCCAGGTGATGCAGGATGGCCCGCCGGACCCGCAGGTCTATGTGGACCTGCTGGATGTgaacagcagccctggggaATTCTCCACCTGCTTCACTGAGCTGCAGAAGAAATTCGTGAAGCGCTGCCCCGCCAAGCTGAAGAACCTGCTGCGCCTGGTCAAGTACTGGTACAAGAAG ATACTGAAGCCACAGTACCCTGGCGCAGACCTGCCCCCCAAATACGCCCTGGAGCTGTTGACCATCTATACCTGGGAGCAGGGCGCAAACAGCAATGAAGCCTTCAAACTGGCTGAGGGTTTCTGCACCGTGCTGAAGCTGCTGGGCCAGTACCAGGAAATCTGCATCTACTGGGAGAGGTACTACTCGCTGCAGCATCACCGGATCGGCGCCCACCTGAAGCAGCTGCTGCGGATGCCCTG CCCCATCATCCTGGATCCTGCCGACCCCACCGGCATCCTGGGCCAGGGCAAGCAGTGGGACCTGGTGGCTAGGGAAGCTGCCCGGTGCTGCGCTTCCATGCGCTGCATCACCGGCGTCCAGCCCTGGGATGTGCAG CCGGCCAAGCCCGTGACGCTGGAggtgagggggctgcagggtgacAGGCTGCGCATCACCGtcagccccagcaccaccatCTGGCAGCTGAAGGAAGAGATCAGCAGGAACTGGAGCATCCCCCCGTGCCAGCAGCGCCTGTCCCAGCAGCCGGCTGGGACCCCCCCGACCCTGCACAACGACAAGAGCCTGGCCTCCTACGGCATCTACTACGACACCACGCTGGTGCTGCTGCGCACCGAGCCCCAGGAGATGGAAATCTTCGTGAAGGACATCAAGAACCAGACCATAAAGTACTGTGTGCGGCCCACTGACACCGTCTTGGAACTGAAGAAGAAGATCAACAACCGCCAGGGTATCCCCGTCGAGCAGCAGCGCCTGACCTACGACTCCAGGAACCTGGAGGACCAACACACACTGCAGCACTACAACGTCCAGCCCAGGAGCACCATCTACCTGCTTCTGCGGCTACGGGGGGGAGCGAGGCCCCAGCACCCCAGCTGCCCGTcctcctga
- the SEMA3B gene encoding semaphorin-3B codes for MAPRGGGTAGHPRAGATGRGTACGYVRGVCVCDGRAGEQRGAAGGGVSPEGGSPKGVCVCVGGGRTVRIVRGQVPCRCLQVRTCLRVFARVCHPHKHTHTHTHIHTPPPPGRAVPGRPPPPPRPVGAAPPPSGSGRGRAGPGRAAPSPSRGAASQAPAMSSPLLLLLLLLLLLLLRGPAAGRPPPATATPRLRLAFPELRARHGLRLFQLERSCCYEALLLDEERGRLFVGAKNHLVSLSLDNIGQRDRKIYWPAPVEWREECNWAGKDITAECMNFVKILHAYNRTHLYACGTGAFHPTCAFVEVGQHTEDHVFKLDPRRAEDGKGKSPYDPRHTAASVLVGEELYSGVATDLMGRDFTIFRSLGPRPSVRTEQHDSRWLNEPKFVDVFWVPESENPDDDKIYFFFRETAVERQQGLGKTSFTRIGQICRNDVGGQRSLVNKWTTFLKARLVCAVPGADGADTYFDELRDVFLLQTRDKRNPLVYAVFSTSSSVFQGSAVCVYTMADIRRAFLGPFAHKEGPNYQWVPYQARVPYPRPGMCPSKTFGTFSSTKDFPDEVIQFARHHPLMYNPVLPHGQRPLFLQAGVPYTFTRIAVDRVSAADGHYDVLFIGTDVGTVLKVVSVPQERWHGMEELLLEELQVFQDASPIISLQLSSKRQQLYAGSTTAVAQLPLHRCSAYGKACAECCLARDPYCAWDGTACTRYVPSTKRRSRRQDIRNGDPNLLCSEEPRRGRVPQRQLYAVEGSSTFLECVPRSLQARVLWTYQHSPDAPQREVQPDERVVWTERGLLVRSVQRSDAGLYLCRATEHSFTQPLLRLALEVITASRAAAPPPPGAPAPSRTLWYRDFLQLLERPEAACEGPRGGSRAPRTQAGPPARPGEEPRAARRRRTRGGPRGPRSASPW; via the exons ATGGCACCGCGGGGTGGTGGCACCGCGGGCCACCCACGGGCGGGTGCCACCGGCCGTGGCACGGCGTGTGGCTACGTGCGTGGCGTGTGCGTGTGCGACGGGCGTGCCGGGGAGCAGCGTGGAGCTGCGGGCGGAGGCGTGAGCCCcgagggggggtccccaaagggtgtgtgtgtgtgtgttgggggggggcgCACCGTGCGCATCGTGCGCGGGCAGGTGCCTTGCAGGTGCTTGCAGGTGCGCACGTGTTTGCGCGTGTTTGCGCGTGTGTGCCACccccacaaacacacacacacgcacacacacatacacacccccccccccccgggccgggccgttccgggccgccccccgcccccgccccgccccgtcGGGGCCGCCCCACCGCCCTCCGGGTCGGGGCGGGGCCGTGCGGGACCGGGCCGAGCCGCGCCGAGCCCCAG ccgAGGGGCTGCGAGCCAGGCACCAGCCATGAGCagcccgctgctgctgctgctgctcctgctgctgctgctcctgctgcgtGGCCCCGCTGCCGGGCGCCCCCCGCCAGCCACCGCTACCCCCCGCCTCCGGCTGGCCTTCCCGG AGCTGCGGGCCCGCCACGGGCTGCGCCTCTTCCAGCTGGAGCGCTCGTGCTGCTACGAGGCCCTGCTGCTGGACGAGGAGCGCGGCCGCCTCTTCGTGGGCGCCAAGAACCACCTGGTGTCGCTGAGCCTGGACAACATCGGCCAGCGGGACAGGAAG ATTTACTGGCCTGCACCGGTGGAGTGGAGGGAAGAGTGCAACTGGGCTGGCAAGGACATCACT GCCGAGTGCATGAACTTTGTGAAGATCCTGCACGCCTACAACCGGACCCACCTGTATGCCTGCGGCACCGGCGCCTTCCACCCCACCTGTGCCTTCGTGGAAGTCGGCCAGCACACGGAG GACCACGTCTTCAAGCTGGACCCACGGCGCGCTGAGGACGGCAAGGGAAAGAGCCCCTATGACCCCCGGCACACGGCCGCCTCTGTTCTCGTGG GTGAGGAGCTCTACTCCGGGGTGGCCACCGATCTGATGGGGCGCGACTTCACCATCTTCCGCAGCCTGGGGCCGCGCCCGTCCGTGCGCACCGAGCAGCACGACTCCCGCTGGCTCAACG AGCCCAAGTTCGTGGATGTTTTTTGGGTGCCTGAGAGCGAGAACCCCGACGACGACAAAATCTACTTCTTCTTCCGGGAGACGGCGgtggagaggcagcaggggctgggcaagACCAGCTTCACCCGCATCGGCCAGATCTGCAGg AACGACGTGGGCGGGCAGAGGAGCCTGGTGAACAAGTGGACGACGTTCCTGAAGGCCCGGCTGGTCTGTGCCGTGCCGGGTGCCGACGGTGCTGACACGTATTTCGACGAGCTCC GGGACGTCTTCCTGCTGCAGACAAGGGACAAGCGCAACCCCTTGGTCTACGCGGTCTTCTCCACCTCCAG CTCCGTCTTCCAGGGCTCGGCCGTCTGTGTCTACACCATGGCTGACATCCGCCGGGCTTTCCTGGGGCCCTTTGCGCACAAGGAGGGCCCCAACTACCAGTGGGTGCCGTACCAGGCTCGTGTGCCGTACCCCCGGCCAGGCATG TGCCCCAGCAAAACCTTCGGCACCTTCAGCTCCACCAAGGACTTCCCGGATGAGGTGATCCAGTTTGCCCGGCACCACCCGCTCATGTACAACCCGGTGCTGCCCCACGGCCAGCGGCCCCTCTTCCTGCAAGCCGGCGTGCCCTACACCTTCACCCGCATCGCCGTTGACCGCGTCTCCGCCGCCGATGGCCACTACGACGTCCTCTTCATTGGCACAG ATGTCGGCACCGTGCTGAAGGTGGTCTCAGTGCCCCAGGAGAGGTGGCACGgcatggaggagctgctgctggaggagctgcaggtctTCCAG GATGCGTCCCCCATCAtcagcctgcagctctcctccaaGCGG caACAGCTCTATGCCGGCTCGACCACGGCAGTGGCCCAGCTGCCCCTGCACCGCTGCAGTGCCTACGGCAAAGCCTGCGCCGAGTGCTGCCTGGCCAGGGACCCGTACTGCGCCTGGGACGGCACCGCCTGCACCCGCTACGTGCCCAGCACCAAAAG GCGCTCCCGCCGGCAGGACATCCGCAATGGGGACCCCAACCTGCTCTGCTCCGAAG AGCCACGGCGCGGCCGCGTGCCCCAGAGGCAGCTCTACGCCGTGGAGGGTAGCAGCACCTTCCTGGAGTGCGTGCCCCGATCCCTACAAGCCCGCGTGCTCTGGACCTACCAGCACAGCCCCGATGCTCCCCAGCGAGAG GTGCAGCCGGACGAGCGGGTGGTTTGGACGGAGCGGGGGCTGCTCGTGCGCAGCGTCCAGCGCTCCGACGCCGGCCTCTACCTGTGCCGCGCCACCGAGCACAGCTtcacccagcccctgctgcgCCTGGCGCTGGAGGTGATCACCGCCAGCCGGGCGGCAGCGCCACCACCCCCGGGTGCCCCCGCGCCCTCCCGCACCCTCTGGTACCGGGacttcctccagctgctggagcgGCCCGAGGCGGCCTGCGAGGGGCCGAGGGGCGGCTCACGGGCCCCCCGCACCCAGGCCGGGCCCCCCGCGAGGCCCGGAGAGGAGCCGcgggccgcccgccgccgccgcaccCGGGGAGGGCCGCGGGGTCCCCGCAGCGCTTCCCCCTGGTGA
- the LSMEM2 gene encoding leucine-rich single-pass membrane protein 2 → MPREAAEDGASRAEGAAPPEPADPEGADPGAISLRPVESISDLHWASAGHKGSEGNGPAPSSAQPHRLPHSPPRLPTLRPVPPSTTCPCPGCPLFLALLGLLALASLVLATMAIYLSVLQSQSVQALAQWLESQEDTMRQLRATSRQLWARLNASAERR, encoded by the exons ACGGCGCGAGCAGGGCGGAGGGCGCTGCACCACCGGAGCCCGCCGACCCCGAGGGGGCTGATCCCGGAGCCATCAGCCTGCGCCCCGTGGAGTCCATCAGCGACCTGCACTGGGCCTCGGCCGGGCACAAGGGCAGCGAAG GGAACGGCCCAGCTCCATCCAGCGCCCAGCCGCACcgcctgccccacagccccccacgCCTGCCCACGCTGCGCCCCGTGCCGCCCAGCACCACCTGCCCTTGCCCCGGCTGCCCCCTATTCCTCGCCCTGCTGGGCCTCCTGGCACTGGCCAGCCTGGTCCTGGCCACGATGGCCATCTACCTGAGCG tgctgcagagccagtCGGTGCAGGCGCTGGCCCAGTGGCTGGAGAGCCAGGAGGACACCATGCGTCAGCTGCGGGccaccagcaggcagctctgggctcGCCTCAACGCCAGCGCCGAGCGCCGCTGA